The sequence CGCAAAGCCGGGAGGCCTCCTCATCAGCCGCATCGTCCTCAGCGTGTCCCGGAGCGTGTCGTTCAGCCGGGCCCGCATCAGCACCTGCCGGGCGCGCGCCTGGTCCGCCATGGCCGGGTGGATGGCCCTCTTCTCCAGGGCCGACTGCAGCAGGCCTTCCAGGCGCATCACGTACGCAGAGAGAGTCTCCTGGGGCCGCTGGGCACAGGTCACGAACTTCAGCCGAGCACTCCCCCGGGGGTCCTTGTTCCCAAACACCTGCACCAGCGCAGCCAGGCAGTCCTGGGCAGCCAGCTCGGGATCTTCCGCCAGGAGGCCGCGCAGGAGGTCCAGCGCGGGGCCGCGCAAGCTCTccaccagcctcctcctcctctccctctcagaCACGTGGCGCCACAGGTGCAGCATGTCGTTGGCCTGCTCCAGCCAGCTCTCAGAGGACTCTTCCCCGTGGCCCGGCTCTTCCATCCCAGAGAAGGTTCCCAGCTCCTGGTAGCCCATGCTGTCTAGCAGGGGCTGCAAGGCCTGCCTCCACTGCTGGGTCCCGGGCCCTGCCTCACCCATGGCGCCTGCCGCTGTCACAACTGCTTCCTCAGGCGCAGTCATTGCCTCGCCCGTGGGTCCTGCCATACTCAGAAGTCCTGCCAcgcctgcaacatttctgtaacctgcagctccttcctcatctgacTCAGCTCCTGCTTCACCTTCATCTCCTGcttcacctgcagctccttcctcacctgcagctcctgcctcacctgcaacTCCTGCCTCACCTGAGGTTCCGTCatcacctgcagctccttcctcatctgacACTCCTGTTTCACCTTCAGCTCCTGCTCGACCCTCAGATCTTTCCCCACCTGtagctcctgcctcacctgaggctccctcctcacctgcagctccttcctcacctgcatctcctgcctcacctgcagctccctcgtcacctgcagctccttcctcacctgcatctcctgcctcacctgcagctccctcctcacctgcatctcctgcctcacctgcagctccctcgTCACcagcagctccttcctcacctgcatctcctgcctcacctgcagctccctcctcacctgcacctccctcctcacctgcacctccctcctcacctgcacctccctcctcacctgcacctccctcaccttcagctccctcctcacctgcagctccttcctcaccttcagctccctcctcacctgcagctccctcctcacctgcacctccctcctcaccttcagctccctccaCACCTAAGGCTTCCTCCTCACCTGTGTCTCCCTCCATACCTGCGACTCCCGCCTCCCCTgcagcttcctcctcccctgcagTTCCTGAGTGACCTGCAGTTCCTGCCTCACCTGCCCTGCCAACCACTGCTTGTCTCTGGGGCTGCGCAGGGAAATTGGGTCTATCCTGTGAATCAGCatcaggggcctggggcaggcagaCCACAGTCCAGGGCCCTCCCTTGCCTGGTATTTGGTGGGGGAGCAAGCTTCGATTTAAACACTCAGCAAACTCGACCAGGGCAACACTCGACCCCAGCTCCTTTCTGTAGACCTTGCCCAGCACTCGGTACCTGCCCAGGGAATGCAGGGCAGCCTGCACAGCCTCCTGGAATTCCTGGTCTTTGCAGTCATCTGGGATTCCCAGGATGAGCAGAGATCGCTGAGCGTTCACGCCCATCGACCTGCACCAGTCCCGCAATACCGCCAGAGCCATCGCCATCTTCGAGGacctgagggtggggggaagcgATCAAACAGGTGTGCACAGGCTGTTGAAGTGTGGGAACCGGCCTGTGGGTGCAAAGAGGAGAGAATCATGTTTGTGCCACACAGCCCACCCTAGTGCCCCTCACAGCAACAGCCTGGAGCACCTCCCTGCCCTGTTTGGTTTGTTTGACTTTAGGaaactttttttataaattacatttatttacaggatagaaggctagggacttccctggtggcgcagtggttaagaatccacctgccagtgcaggggacgcaggttcgatccctggcccgggaagatcccacaagccgcggagcaactaaccccatgcgcCGCCACCACTGacccagcgctctagagcccacgagccacaactactgagtccacgtgacacgactactgaagcccacatgcctggagcccgtgctctgcaacaagagaagccaccgtaatgagaggcctgcgcaccgcaacgaagagtagcccccgctcgctgcacctagagaaagcccgcgcgcagcaacaaagacccaacgcagccaaaagtaagaataaaatttaaaaataataacaaaagagcaCTTGTTGCGTACGactcaagaaacaataataaaataaaataaaataattaaaaaaaaaaagacagatagaaGGCTCGTCACCTTTTCTACATTTCTGGCCTCGGTTTTAGGAAGCTGCCTTTTTCCCAAGGAATTTCTCAAGTCTTCCAATTTGTTAGCATAAACATTTCCATAATATCCCATAATATTCCCCTATATcctcttttttaatgtacatctGATCCGTAACGTTGGCCCTCTTTCATTCCTCATATTGGTGAACAgcgttctttctatttttctgtgattcaTCGTTCTAGGACTTTCTCGGTTTCCTTGCTCTTTTGAAAGAAGCGCATGGCTTTGTTCGTCGTGTCCATAATTTGCTTTCTATCACTGATTTCCTCTCTTAGCTCTcttattacttcattttatgtttcctttgctcttcttcttctagcaTCTCTAAATGGACTGTTAGCTCACTGATTTTATGTCCTGACTCTTTTCTAACAGAAGCATTTAGAGGAATACAGTTTCCTCCTGTCGCTTTTTGCTGCCTCCCACTAATTTTGGTAAGTTGTGCTTTCTTAGTATTCACGTTGAGATATTTTCTAAGTCCCTCTgcgatttttttctttgatccatgggtttcccaatatttgaagatatattaTCATTAGTACCATCAACTAAAATTCCCCCGTGACGAGAAAACTTATCATGTAAACTTGCAATACTGGTAAATTTATGGAGACTTTTTTACAACTCTGGTACGGCGTGTCCGGGTGAATGTGCAAAGCACCCTCGTAAAGAATCTGTGTACTCTGTGTGGAGGCCAGGGCcttgccctgcccacccacctctgcaATTCCTGTGCCACCCGGACAGAGGCGACCTGAAGCTCTCGATGCCTCATGCAGCGGGCCAGAGCCCCTCCCTGGACCCCCACAAATCCATCTGCCATGGCCAACAACCTCCACGAGATCACAGCAGCCCCAGCGCCTCCCCCTCTCAGCATCACTTACGCCCCCCGTGGCCAGGCGGCTCCTCCCCGGCCCCTCGCACTACATCCCCTCCAtacaccctcccccacccaccagctgGGGGCGCTCCGCTCTGGGCCCTGGAAGCCGGGCGCCCCGCCATGCGTACGGGCCAGACTGCCTCTCTCACCTCCCCACACCGGGGAGTCCTCCCCCGAGCACACTCAGCGCCGGGGGCTCTCGCTTCTCGTACCCCAGACGCACAGCCCACCCGTCTTGCCCCCGCCCACCCGGAAGCCGGAGCCCCCTAACTGCCACGAGcgtcctcccccccaccccacgccccgcCCCGGCGGGAGCTCCCCTAACGCCTACCGCACCCACGCCCGGGAGTCCTCCCCATCGACCCCCGCCTCAGCCAGGAGTAGCTCCCCCTTCCTCCCGCCACACGCAGCAGCCGTTAGCCCTCCCCTCCCGTCTCGGCCCCCGGGGTGGGGCCCGCCCGTGCCGTCCTCCCCACCCCGCAGCCAGTCGTCCTCTCTTCTGGCCCCCAAAGCCGGCCCCACCCGACCGGCAGGAAGCCCTCCGCTCCGGCCCCCCCCACGCTTAGCCATTAGCCCCACCCTCTGCACCCCGACTCCAGAACGCCCCCCACCAGCCACCCCGGAAGCCAGCGGTCCTCCCCTCTGACCCGCTCACTGGGGGACCCTTCCCTCAGCCCCCCTTCAGCCCGCTACCCTCCGCCGCCGCTCCCCCACTCCCAACCGAGCAGCCCGTAGCCCTCCCCCGACCTCCACTCCTTCCCAGGGCCCCCGGTACCTGCGGAGTCCAGCCCCCGGCAAAGCCCCCGCCTGTCTCCTGACTTGCTCTGACTCTGTGGATGGCTCCGGAGTCCCGCTCACGAGGGGCTGAAGAGCTCGTCTCAGCAGAGCAGCCGAAGAGCTCGTCTCAGCAGAGCAGCCAGGAACCGTGCAGCCGACTGTCCCAGGCACTCTGTGCGAACGCCACGTGCGTTTCCGGCTGCTCCCGGAAGCCCCAGGAAGATGAGGGAGAAAGTTCTAGCCGTCTCTTTACAGGGAAAGTGGTTGGATCAGAAGAGCACGTGAGGAGGCGCTTTGCTACGGAAGCACCAATAGCCACGCGCACTGAGGGCCTGAGGTCCCAAGGCTTGGCGCCTCCGGAAGCAAAAGACACGCCCATTGGCCTTCCACCAATAGGAAGGCCTCCCTGCAAGGCTGCGGAGTTGGGGGAGCAAACTTGGCGATGCAGAGCCCATTGTGGCAAGTACGTCCACTTGTCTTCACAGGTGGTTTTCTACTGTGATTGATAATGTCATAAAcctattcttatttctttggtttgttttaattttgaattttattttatgtatttttttatacagcaggttcttatgagttacccattttatacatattagtgtacatttgtcaatcccgatctcccaattcatcacaccccccccccgcccccaccaatttctccccttggtgcccatatgtttgtgctctatgtctgtgtctctatttctgccctgcaaaccggttcatctgtaccatttatctaggttccacatatgtgcattaatacacgatatttgtttctctctttctgacttccttcactctgtatgaccgtctctagatccatccacgcatctacaaatgacccaatttcgttcctttgtaCAGCTGAGTAATAAATAATAGTCATAAAGCTCTTCTTCGTATGGACTGTTTTCTTGTCTAGTTGTATCAACTAGCCATCTTCTCACAAGGCACGAGAGAATGAGTCAGCcgtctggggcctcttttataagggaggtaatctcattcatgagggctcccccCTCATGGGCTAATCActtcccagggccccacctccaaatcccatccctttgggggttagaatttaACAGGTGAATGAGGGGCAGGGGtttacaaatattcagtccatagcagtgtCTGTCCAACTATTGTTGCTCCTATGTTCCCTTTTTCCTGCTGAGATAATCaaggttttcatttacattttaacttcTCTACTGCCTTTTTAGGCAATTATCAGTTTTTACTAAAACTTTACAATTCacctatgaaatggaaaaaagcGCTCACCATCTCTGGGTCTGCACAGTGCCTACCCTACCCTCTCACTGGAGAGGTGTCCCATGGGTGCTGAGCAGGACTCCGACGCTTGACCCCCGCCCTCACCTGCAGCATCCCTTTCCCTCCATTGCCCACAGCAGAGGCCAGACTCAGCTGAAACTTTCAGAGAAATTTACTAAGAGAAACTTTGACTGAAACCATTGAACAGAGGGCATGATAACACAGAGGAACTTGTAACAGCCACCAGAGTCCGGGGGTCACGGCCCCCCCACCAGGGTCCCCAACAATGTGCCTCCACTACACCCCACCTGGCGGCCCTCCATCCCCCCAACTGCCTCCCTTCCTGAGGGCCCTGCGGGTGGTGTCTCGCCAGGAAGATGGGTGCCGGCAATGCCCGCTCCCCCAGGTCAGCCACTCCCCCTCTGGCCCACATGCccggggcctggccctgccctatGGCTGGAACAGGAAAGTCCCACAGCAGGGCACCCACCACTGAGCGGACGACGGGGTGTCCCGAGGAACAACGTGGTGGCCTTCAGTTGTACTGCTAATTACTTTCACATTTCCAAGTAAATTCCTATTCCAATGCCATGTTATCTTGTTCACCATCACAAAATAGTATGGGAATCTTACAATTTGTTTTACACAATTGCAAAACTCTTGTCATTGAACTGAACTAATGCAAATACATGTGTGAttaatgtcatttgcaaactTAGATACTGAAGCTTATTAAGCCTTCTTTGAAATGAGACAATATGTGAAAaattcccaaagaaaacagagatgaaattCCATGTCATCTTACACAACAGGAACCCAAAGATGCTACACACCATGTTCCCCCCACTCGCAGGGGCCCTCACTACTTGGAAACTCGACCGCTCTCTCTTCAAACTCAGAGTGAAGGACCAGCCTCACTTGCTACCAGTGAACTTGGGCCTGGAAGGAGCCTGGTTGCTGCTCTGGCTCAGGCTCCCTCTTCCTCGTCGCTCACACCCTCTGCACACAGGGATGGGAAGGACCTGGGATCCAAGCTACTGACCCTGAGCAGATGCTCCAGGACCTGCCACGTGCTGGTCTCCGCGTAGGCCCGGGCACCCCACAGGAACTCGCAGCGGGCAGGGTCGCTGTGGGGCACCTGCCGGTCCTCCAGGTAGCCCTCCTGCACCCACACTTCGGTGAGCAGCTCCCCGGGCTCCCCATAGATGCAGGGCTCCCTCCCGGCACACACCCCCATGTTGCCGAGCActccccacacctcctcctcAGGGGTGCGGTCACCGAACAGGGTGATCACGCCCAGGACCAGCACCAGGAGGCCGGCCTCGGGCGTGCTCTGCCCGTCGCTCAGCACCGCatcccaggtgaggcccagggtggggaccaGGACGTAGGTGCGCTCGCGGGGGTCCACCTCCTTCACGTCCAAGCCAAACACCAGCTGCATGCACTCGCAAGCGTGGCTGAAGACCAGGGGGAAGTGGTCCCGATGCTCCCGGAGGACCATACTCAGCATCTCCGTCTTGGAGGTCGGCTCCCTGGGGCGATACTTGAGCAGGAACGCCACCAGGTCAGCCATCAGCACAACAAGTGCCTCCTGGGGCAAGGACTCCGCATaggtggagaaggagggggcTCCAGGGGAGGCGGAGGACCAGGGGGATGTGGCCTTCTCCCCCGCAGCCCCCAGCAGCGGCGCCTCCACCGGACCCTGGGTCGGGACTGGGGCCTGAAGGTCGGCCTCAGGCTGGCGGAGCTCACTCATCTCGACCGGGGGCCTGATCACTGGGGTCGGGCCGCCCACGGGAGTGTGGTGTGGGCAGGGGACCTCATACCTGGGGTAGAGAGGGGGTGTGAGCGGCCTCGGCGGAGAAAGGCACCCTGGGCAGCTCTGACAAAGGCCACTTACAGGTCGCCTCTTAAAGGCTGCCCTCGGGCCTCACAGGGGCGCTCCTCCTGGGCGGCCTGTCCCCTGCCaacctgaagaaggaagtgagggggcTCCTCAGGGTGCAGCCAGCACGGCCCCAGGTTCTGGGGCTGTCAGGGGGGTGGGGTGACTTGCATGTTGTGGGGTGCCCTCTGTTCTGGGAGGGGGAGCCCCTGGGTACACACTCAGGGCACGCACCTCCCCTGGACTCCTGGCgctgcctgggcctcctctgctctgtgccctgacGACACGGTCTCAGACCTGGGCCTTCGCCTCCCGGTTCCTGGAGCCCCTGTAAGAGGAATGGAGGGCGCACCTCTTGTGTAGACTGTGGCACAGCTCTGGGCCTCGGTGCTGGTAGGAGAATTGGACCGGACTCCGTGAGGTCCCCCCAGTTCTGAGTTCTGGGGTGGGTGGTCCCCTCGGGGCTCACTCGTCGTGCTCACTCTTCCCCTTAAGGGCCTGGACCCTCTCCTTTGCAGGCCGGAGGAGAAACTCAGAACAGGACCCCGAATCTGAACAGAAAGCAGAGAGGGGGTCCCACAGGTGGCC is a genomic window of Phocoena sinus isolate mPhoSin1 chromosome X, mPhoSin1.pri, whole genome shotgun sequence containing:
- the LOC116747221 gene encoding melanoma-associated antigen 10-like, which gives rise to MSELRQPEADLQAPVPTQGPVEAPLLGAAGEKATSPWSSASPGAPSFSTYAESLPQEALVVLMADLVAFLLKYRPREPTSKTEMLSMVLREHRDHFPLVFSHACECMQLVFGLDVKEVDPRERTYVLVPTLGLTWDAVLSDGQSTPEAGLLVLVLGVITLFGDRTPEEEVWGVLGNMGVCAGREPCIYGEPGELLTEVWVQEGYLEDRQVPHSDPARCEFLWGARAYAETSTWQVLEHLLRVSSLDPRSFPSLCAEGVSDEEEGA